In a single window of the Limnochorda sp. L945t genome:
- a CDS encoding tetratricopeptide repeat protein — MDRSVAKKLQRLFETARRPDGGRWTLDQVAQATELSVSYVWRLRSGKATNPTKSVLERLASFFGVPVTYFIAGDTESADTAVQLPGEEEVQVALQDASQQWAAGNIGRAEEAARVAIEKASHLGRAPLIAKGWLTLARILARADRFDEARAALSSAFHALAGSTPGAEWVQAMLARSYLEYLEDHLNSAYVYAHQSLAAAEAAKGDSFTRYEVLLHVGTLARHVGHLQEAVTYLEQARVIAQQLEERYVVSALVNLGLALLDGGQATVALEHFQEALNIAMRMRYPIEVNRAQHNIGLAYEELGRWREAIESFTKSLGSTEALGDVRLLAYNHMELGWCYAKMGQREDALRHAYMAIALAEEHERPGDKARAHWHLGRVLAVMSELNEAASHYDTALQLMEQLELDAELAKLQLEYADLLAKRGEHVRAAELYRKAAMNLLRPPSLAKYLLTGPVVPAQGVTETASHEEPHGAARK; from the coding sequence ATGGATCGCAGCGTGGCGAAAAAACTGCAGAGGCTCTTCGAGACGGCGAGGCGCCCCGACGGTGGTCGGTGGACGCTCGATCAAGTAGCCCAGGCTACGGAATTGTCTGTATCCTACGTGTGGCGCCTGAGATCGGGAAAAGCCACTAACCCGACCAAATCGGTGCTTGAGAGGCTCGCCTCCTTCTTTGGCGTTCCGGTGACGTACTTCATCGCCGGTGACACCGAGTCAGCGGATACGGCCGTGCAACTCCCCGGGGAGGAAGAGGTCCAGGTTGCGTTGCAGGATGCCTCGCAGCAGTGGGCGGCGGGAAACATCGGGAGGGCAGAGGAGGCCGCGAGAGTCGCCATCGAGAAGGCTTCACATCTAGGTCGTGCCCCGCTGATAGCGAAAGGGTGGCTGACTCTGGCTCGCATCCTCGCCCGGGCCGACAGGTTCGATGAAGCACGTGCGGCCCTCTCCTCGGCGTTCCATGCGCTCGCTGGTTCAACTCCCGGGGCGGAATGGGTTCAGGCCATGTTGGCGCGGTCGTATCTCGAGTACCTTGAGGACCACCTGAACAGCGCATACGTGTATGCCCACCAGTCCTTGGCAGCCGCGGAGGCGGCGAAGGGGGACAGTTTTACCCGATACGAGGTACTGTTGCACGTCGGAACCCTTGCCCGGCACGTGGGGCATCTCCAGGAGGCGGTCACGTATCTCGAGCAAGCTCGGGTCATCGCCCAGCAACTCGAAGAGCGATATGTGGTTTCAGCACTCGTCAACCTCGGCCTGGCTCTTCTCGACGGTGGTCAAGCAACGGTCGCTCTCGAGCACTTCCAGGAGGCCCTCAACATCGCTATGCGCATGCGGTACCCTATCGAAGTGAACAGGGCACAACACAACATAGGACTCGCATACGAGGAACTAGGACGTTGGCGAGAGGCGATCGAGTCGTTTACCAAGAGCCTCGGATCCACAGAGGCTCTTGGCGACGTGCGTCTGCTCGCCTACAACCACATGGAGCTCGGCTGGTGCTACGCCAAGATGGGGCAGCGGGAGGACGCGCTCCGGCATGCATACATGGCCATTGCCCTGGCCGAGGAACACGAGCGCCCCGGCGACAAGGCCCGGGCCCACTGGCACCTGGGCCGGGTGCTGGCGGTCATGTCGGAACTGAACGAAGCCGCCTCGCACTACGACACGGCCTTGCAACTCATGGAGCAGCTGGAGCTGGACGCGGAGCTCGCTAAGTTGCAGCTCGAGTACGCGGACCTGCTGGCGAAGCGGGGCGAGCATGTCCGGGCGGCGGAACTCTACCGTAAGGCCGCCATGAACCTCTTGCGTCCACCCTCGCTGGCGAAGTACCTCCTCACCGGGCCGGTCGTGCCCGCGCAAGGCGTAACAGAAACCGCAAGCCACGAGGAGCCCCACGGCGCCGCGCGGAAATGA
- a CDS encoding TIGR04053 family radical SAM/SPASM domain-containing protein: MPKPATAVRHARYDLNDRPFIVIWEVTQACDLACKHCRAEAQPLRHPRELDGAEARALMDQVASFGPPPPLFVMTGGDPFKRPDLFELVEYGARIGLPVSVSPSGTPSLTYDNLARLREAGAVALSLSLDGSTAEIHDGFRRVEGVYGWTLAGWRAARQLGFKVQINTTVTPHNLYDLPEILRLVRELGAMTWSLFFLVRTGRGRALDAITPEQFEDVLHFLYDADKVVSLKTTEGHHFRRVVIQRQILERRGIPPSDALVLGETYRELRRRLEAVAPDVDFDGRSPMRRTPLDVNAGRGFVFISHLGVVYPSGFLPLAAGSVRERPLTEIYRQSPLFRSLRDPDRLEGRCGRCEFRAVCGGSRSRAFGATGNALAEEPWCTYEPGSFPFQDELHPYLAASPA, from the coding sequence TTGCCCAAGCCGGCGACTGCGGTGCGTCATGCCCGATACGACCTCAACGACCGGCCGTTCATCGTCATCTGGGAGGTCACGCAGGCGTGCGACCTGGCCTGCAAGCACTGCCGGGCCGAGGCCCAACCACTGCGCCACCCGCGGGAGCTGGACGGCGCAGAGGCGCGGGCGCTCATGGACCAGGTCGCCTCGTTCGGGCCGCCACCACCGCTTTTCGTGATGACCGGCGGCGACCCGTTCAAGCGGCCCGACCTCTTCGAGCTGGTAGAGTACGGCGCCAGGATCGGGCTACCGGTCTCCGTCTCGCCGTCCGGTACGCCGTCGCTCACGTACGACAACCTGGCCCGCCTGCGGGAAGCCGGGGCTGTGGCGCTTTCGCTGAGCCTCGACGGGTCCACGGCAGAGATTCACGACGGATTTCGGCGGGTGGAGGGCGTCTACGGCTGGACACTGGCCGGGTGGCGGGCGGCCCGGCAGCTGGGCTTCAAGGTGCAGATCAACACCACCGTGACGCCGCACAACCTATACGATCTGCCCGAGATCCTGCGCCTCGTGCGCGAGCTTGGCGCCATGACCTGGAGCCTCTTCTTCCTGGTGCGCACGGGGCGGGGGCGCGCCCTCGACGCCATCACGCCCGAGCAGTTCGAGGACGTGTTGCACTTCCTGTATGATGCCGACAAGGTGGTCTCGCTCAAGACGACGGAGGGTCATCATTTCCGGCGGGTGGTCATCCAACGGCAAATCCTGGAGCGGCGCGGCATCCCCCCAAGCGATGCGCTGGTGCTCGGGGAGACCTACCGGGAGCTGCGCAGGCGCCTGGAGGCCGTCGCCCCGGACGTCGACTTCGACGGGCGCTCGCCCATGCGACGCACGCCCCTGGACGTCAACGCCGGGCGCGGGTTCGTCTTCATCTCGCACCTGGGCGTCGTCTACCCGAGCGGCTTCCTTCCTCTGGCGGCAGGCAGCGTGCGCGAGCGGCCGCTGACCGAGATCTACCGCCAATCGCCGCTCTTTCGCTCGCTGCGCGACCCCGATCGCCTGGAGGGCCGCTGCGGGCGGTGCGAATTCCGGGCGGTATGCGGCGGGTCGCGCTCCCGAGCCTTCGGCGCCACGGGCAACGCGCTGGCCGAGGAGCCGTGGTGCACCTACGAGCCCGGCTCGTTTCCGTTTCAGGACGAACTCCATCCGTACCTTGCCGCGAGCCCAGCCTAG
- a CDS encoding NAD-dependent epimerase/dehydratase family protein — MRALVTGATGFLGRHLVRALVRRGDRVLAVRRESSDTSRLRGLPIEWAVVDLARPGELEILMRGIDVVFHVAGHLSWWRGDRSRQWAVNVEGSRRVAEAALRARVGRLVYTSSVAAVGFPLDGRPADETFSFNGYRLGNPYSISKWEGEQRILALVRRGLDAVVVNPATILGDDAPRPGTLVQRAVAGAVPGWIDGGTTFCDVEDVVAGHLAAVERGRTGERYILGGHDVAFRTILTDLARAAGARPPRRRVPAALVRAAASALEAAAWLSRRAPPLTAAHARLAGYHLYYASDKARRELGYAPGPYDAMIRRAVLPYRTATGGPAEQEG, encoded by the coding sequence TTGCGGGCGCTGGTCACGGGAGCCACGGGTTTCCTGGGCCGCCACCTGGTACGGGCCCTGGTACGGCGGGGTGATCGCGTGCTGGCCGTGCGCCGTGAAAGCTCCGATACGTCGCGCTTGCGTGGCCTGCCGATCGAGTGGGCGGTCGTCGACCTGGCGAGGCCCGGCGAACTCGAGATCCTCATGCGGGGGATCGACGTGGTCTTCCACGTGGCAGGCCATCTGTCGTGGTGGCGAGGGGATCGCTCCCGCCAGTGGGCCGTCAACGTCGAAGGGTCCCGGAGGGTCGCAGAGGCGGCCTTGCGGGCACGGGTGGGGCGGCTCGTCTATACGAGCTCTGTCGCGGCCGTCGGCTTTCCCCTGGACGGCCGGCCTGCGGACGAGACGTTTTCCTTCAACGGCTATCGCCTGGGTAACCCGTACAGCATCTCCAAGTGGGAGGGGGAGCAGCGGATCCTGGCCCTGGTGCGCCGGGGTCTCGACGCCGTGGTGGTCAACCCGGCCACGATCCTGGGGGACGATGCCCCGCGCCCTGGGACGCTGGTGCAACGGGCGGTCGCGGGGGCCGTGCCGGGGTGGATCGACGGCGGCACCACCTTTTGTGACGTGGAGGACGTCGTGGCCGGTCACCTGGCCGCCGTGGAGCGAGGCCGTACGGGCGAGCGCTACATCCTGGGCGGCCATGACGTCGCCTTTCGCACCATTCTCACGGATTTGGCCCGGGCCGCCGGCGCCCGGCCTCCCCGGCGGAGGGTGCCGGCGGCGCTGGTGCGAGCCGCTGCCTCGGCGCTGGAGGCGGCCGCGTGGCTGTCGCGCCGGGCGCCTCCCTTGACCGCCGCACACGCCCGCCTGGCCGGATACCACCTTTACTATGCATCGGACAAGGCGCGCCGCGAGCTCGGGTATGCCCCGGGCCCGTACGACGCGATGATACGGCGCGCCGTGCTGCCTTACCGCACGGCCACCGGCGGCCCGGCAGAGCAAGAGGGATAA
- a CDS encoding acetoacetate--CoA ligase — protein sequence MAHDAGAARSRAVDEGELLWQPSSGQIERANLTRYLRWLERHKGRSFDSYDALWRWSVSEVEAFWASIWDFFEIQAYRPYARVLGGRQMPGARWFEGAELNYAEHALRRRDEAPAVMFAAEGRPLEVMSYRDLAAEVARLAATLKALGVRRGDRVVGYLPNGPHALVAFLAAASLGAIWSSCAPEFGIRSVVERFAQIEPAVLLAVDGYRYGGKAFDRLAHLAEIRRQLPTLRNTVVVAYLRDDPDLSGIPGAVTWKDLLEAHGGPGGEPGLSFEPVPFDHPLWILYSSGTTGLPKAIVHSHGGILLEHLKALSLHLDLGPGDRFFWYTTTGWMMWNFLVSGLAVGATVLLYDGSPGYPDLGALWAFAERTGMTYFGTSAPYILSLMKASFQPAARYDLGRLRALGSTGAPLPPEGFHWVYEHVKRDLLLGSISGGTDVCTAFVLSCPTLPVRAGEIQCRGLGVHAQAWDAAGRPLVGQVGELVVTEPMPSMPVFFWNDPGMERYRQSYFEMYPGVWRHGDWIKITPQGSCVIYGRSDSTLNRGGVRMGTSEFYRVVEELPEVVDSLVVDTGQLGREGKLLLFVVLQKGAVLDAALQSAIREKLRRELSPRHVPDAIYEIPEVPRTLNGKKMEVPVKRILLGVPVHEAVSADAMANPGAVDVFVKMAEAMAGSGAEARAG from the coding sequence GTGGCGCATGACGCTGGAGCGGCCCGGTCCCGGGCCGTGGACGAAGGGGAGCTGCTCTGGCAGCCGTCTTCCGGCCAGATCGAGCGGGCCAACCTCACCCGCTACCTGCGCTGGCTCGAGCGGCACAAAGGCCGCTCGTTCGACTCGTACGACGCCCTGTGGCGCTGGTCGGTGTCCGAGGTCGAGGCGTTTTGGGCGTCGATCTGGGACTTTTTCGAGATCCAAGCGTACCGGCCCTATGCCCGGGTGCTCGGAGGGCGGCAGATGCCGGGCGCCCGGTGGTTCGAAGGGGCCGAGCTCAACTATGCCGAGCATGCCCTGCGCCGCCGGGACGAGGCGCCGGCCGTGATGTTCGCCGCGGAGGGGCGACCGCTCGAGGTCATGAGCTACCGGGACCTCGCCGCCGAAGTGGCCCGGCTGGCCGCTACCCTCAAGGCCCTCGGGGTGCGCCGGGGGGATCGGGTGGTAGGTTACCTGCCCAATGGCCCGCACGCGCTGGTGGCGTTCCTGGCCGCCGCCAGCCTGGGAGCCATCTGGTCGAGTTGTGCCCCGGAGTTTGGCATCCGCAGCGTCGTAGAGCGATTCGCCCAGATCGAGCCCGCCGTGCTGCTGGCGGTAGACGGCTATCGCTACGGGGGTAAAGCGTTCGACCGCCTGGCCCACCTCGCCGAAATTCGCCGGCAGCTGCCCACTTTGCGGAACACCGTCGTCGTTGCGTACCTGCGCGACGATCCGGATCTCTCCGGCATTCCCGGGGCGGTGACCTGGAAGGACCTGCTGGAGGCACACGGGGGCCCAGGGGGTGAGCCGGGGCTTTCCTTCGAGCCGGTGCCCTTCGACCACCCGCTCTGGATCCTCTACTCGTCGGGGACCACGGGCCTTCCCAAGGCCATCGTGCACAGCCACGGAGGCATCCTGCTCGAGCATCTCAAGGCGCTCTCGCTGCACCTCGACCTGGGCCCGGGCGACCGCTTCTTCTGGTACACCACGACCGGCTGGATGATGTGGAACTTCCTCGTGAGCGGCCTTGCGGTGGGCGCCACCGTCCTGCTGTACGACGGGAGTCCGGGATACCCGGATCTCGGGGCCCTCTGGGCTTTCGCAGAACGAACGGGCATGACCTACTTCGGCACGAGCGCGCCCTACATCCTCTCCCTGATGAAGGCGTCCTTCCAACCCGCCGCCCGCTATGACCTCGGCCGCCTGCGGGCGCTGGGGTCGACCGGGGCTCCCCTGCCTCCCGAGGGCTTCCACTGGGTCTACGAGCACGTGAAGCGGGATCTGCTCCTCGGCTCCATCAGCGGCGGCACCGACGTCTGTACCGCCTTCGTGCTCTCGTGCCCGACGCTGCCGGTCCGCGCTGGCGAGATCCAGTGCCGGGGGCTTGGGGTGCATGCCCAGGCGTGGGATGCCGCCGGGCGGCCCCTGGTCGGCCAGGTCGGCGAACTGGTCGTGACCGAGCCGATGCCCTCCATGCCCGTCTTCTTCTGGAACGACCCCGGCATGGAGCGCTACCGGCAGAGCTACTTCGAGATGTACCCGGGCGTCTGGCGTCACGGAGACTGGATCAAGATCACGCCCCAGGGCAGCTGCGTGATCTACGGGAGGTCCGACTCCACGCTCAACCGGGGCGGCGTGCGGATGGGGACCAGCGAGTTCTACCGGGTGGTGGAGGAGCTGCCGGAGGTGGTCGACAGCCTGGTGGTGGACACGGGGCAGCTCGGCCGCGAGGGGAAGCTGCTCCTGTTCGTCGTGTTGCAGAAGGGGGCCGTCCTGGACGCCGCGCTTCAGTCGGCCATTCGAGAGAAGCTCCGGCGCGAACTCTCACCCCGCCACGTGCCCGACGCTATCTACGAGATTCCCGAGGTGCCCCGCACGCTCAATGGGAAGAAAATGGAAGTCCCCGTCAAACGCATCCTTCTGGGCGTGCCCGTCCATGAAGCGGTCAGCGCGGATGCGATGGCCAATCCGGGTGCCGTCGATGTCTTCGTGAAGATGGCCGAGGCCATGGCCGGGAGCGGGGCCGAGGCGCGGGCGGGCTAG